In Stenotrophomonas sp. ASS1, the following proteins share a genomic window:
- a CDS encoding MFS transporter yields MSTLASPATTSRPVAPGVLAAISTSHVVNDMMQSLILAIYPVIKGGFNLSFTQIGLITLTYQLTASIFQPLIGMATDRRPAPYSLPIGMASTLCGMLLLGFAPNYAVVLMAAAMVGIGSAIFHPEASRIARLASGGRHGFAQSVFQVGGNFGTALGPLIAAAVIVPYGQHAASWFAGAALIGIALLTYVGRWYALHLGTPRPVSTAAMAPRHPSRTVAKVLAILLVLIFSKYFYMASIGSYFTFYLIHHFGIPVAQAQLHLFAFLVASAAGGFLGGPLGDRIGRKPIIWTSILGVAPFALMLPHADLLWTTVLAVLIGFVLSSAFSAIVVYAQEMMPHRIGMVSGLFFGFAFGMGGLGAAVLGLLADKTSIEYVYQLTAFLPLLGIVAAWLPPSRPAAH; encoded by the coding sequence ATGTCGACCCTGGCTTCTCCCGCAACGACCTCACGCCCGGTGGCCCCCGGCGTGCTGGCAGCCATTTCCACCTCGCATGTCGTCAACGACATGATGCAGTCGCTGATCCTGGCCATCTATCCAGTGATCAAGGGCGGCTTCAACCTGAGCTTCACCCAGATCGGCCTGATCACGCTGACCTACCAGCTGACCGCCTCGATCTTCCAGCCCTTGATCGGCATGGCCACCGACCGTCGCCCAGCCCCGTACTCGCTGCCGATCGGCATGGCCTCGACCCTGTGCGGCATGCTGCTGCTCGGCTTCGCACCGAACTACGCGGTGGTGCTGATGGCGGCGGCGATGGTCGGCATTGGCTCGGCCATCTTCCATCCGGAAGCCTCGCGCATCGCGCGACTGGCCTCGGGCGGCCGTCACGGCTTCGCGCAGTCGGTGTTCCAGGTGGGTGGCAATTTCGGAACAGCGCTCGGCCCGTTGATCGCCGCCGCAGTGATCGTGCCGTATGGCCAGCACGCCGCATCGTGGTTTGCCGGTGCTGCCCTGATCGGCATCGCATTGCTGACCTATGTCGGCCGCTGGTACGCGTTGCATCTGGGTACGCCTCGACCGGTCAGCACGGCTGCGATGGCACCGCGGCATCCGTCTCGCACCGTGGCCAAGGTGCTGGCGATCCTGCTGGTGCTGATCTTCAGCAAGTACTTCTACATGGCCAGCATCGGCAGCTACTTCACCTTCTACCTGATCCATCACTTCGGCATTCCGGTGGCGCAGGCCCAGCTGCATCTGTTCGCGTTCCTGGTGGCGTCCGCCGCCGGCGGCTTCCTTGGTGGCCCGCTGGGTGACCGCATCGGCCGCAAGCCGATCATCTGGACCTCGATCCTGGGCGTGGCCCCGTTCGCGCTGATGCTGCCGCATGCGGACCTGCTGTGGACGACGGTGCTGGCGGTGCTGATCGGCTTCGTGCTGTCCTCGGCGTTCTCGGCGATCGTGGTGTACGCGCAGGAAATGATGCCGCACCGCATCGGCATGGTGTCCGGCCTGTTCTTCGGCTTCGCCTTCGGCATGGGCGGGCTTGGGGCGGCTGTGCTGGGCCTGCTGGCGGACAAGACCAGCATCGAGTACGTCTACCAGTTGACCGCGTTCCTGCCGCTGTTGGGTATCGTGGCGGCGTGGCTGCCACCGTCGCGGCCTGCTGCTCACTGA
- the pdxY gene encoding pyridoxal kinase, with protein MSESLDNHLVHGRRQRPDGPSPIDVISVQSQLVYGHAGNSAAVPPMRALGVRVAEIPTVLLSNAPFYDTTRGRVLPADWFADLLLGTHERGLPQRAKMLVSGYFGSTANGAAFADWLDNILPVCPQLRYCLDPVIGDTHTGPYVEPGLEAIFAERLLPHAWLVTPNAFELNRLTGMPALAEADAIAAARTLLDRGPHWVIAHSVGGNPGELVTLAVGREETWRWTSPLLPVDVAGTGDVLMSLVVSFLLRGESMQQAISRAIAGTHAALEATLDNGFEEFDVIAAAPAALAEGTRFRAERVA; from the coding sequence ATGAGCGAATCCCTTGATAACCACCTGGTCCACGGCCGCCGCCAGCGGCCCGATGGCCCGTCGCCGATCGATGTCATCTCGGTCCAGTCGCAACTTGTCTACGGCCACGCCGGCAACAGCGCCGCCGTACCGCCGATGCGTGCGCTCGGTGTGCGCGTCGCGGAAATTCCGACCGTGTTGCTGAGCAATGCGCCGTTCTACGACACCACGCGCGGTCGGGTGCTGCCCGCCGACTGGTTCGCCGACCTGCTGCTGGGCACCCACGAGCGCGGCCTGCCGCAGCGGGCGAAAATGCTGGTTTCCGGCTACTTCGGCAGCACCGCCAACGGTGCCGCCTTCGCCGACTGGCTGGACAACATCCTGCCGGTCTGTCCGCAGCTGCGTTACTGCCTGGATCCGGTGATTGGTGACACCCACACCGGCCCCTACGTGGAACCGGGCCTGGAAGCGATCTTCGCCGAGCGATTGCTGCCGCATGCCTGGCTGGTGACCCCGAACGCCTTCGAACTGAATCGTCTGACCGGTATGCCGGCACTGGCCGAGGCCGATGCCATCGCCGCCGCGCGCACGCTGCTGGACCGTGGCCCGCACTGGGTGATCGCGCACAGCGTGGGCGGTAACCCGGGTGAGCTGGTGACCCTGGCGGTCGGTCGCGAGGAAACCTGGCGCTGGACTTCGCCGCTGCTGCCGGTGGACGTGGCCGGCACCGGTGACGTGCTGATGTCGCTGGTGGTGTCGTTCCTGTTGCGAGGTGAATCGATGCAGCAGGCGATTTCGCGTGCGATTGCCGGTACCCACGCGGCGCTGGAGGCGACTCTGGACAATGGCTTCGAAGAGTTCGACGTGATCGCGGCGGCGCCTGCCGCACTGGCCGAAGGCACGCGCTTCCGCGCCGAACGCGTGGCATGA
- a CDS encoding prephenate dehydrogenase translates to MSSLLERTPRTVGIVGSAGAYGRWLSRFFQQHMQLQVIGHDPADPDSHTPEQLLAQADVLVFSAPIRHTPALIAEYVRQSAGREQDRLWLDVTSVKEAPVQAMLASQAEVVGLHPMTAPPKAPTLKGRVMVVCEARLQHWQPWVDTLCTALQAECVRATPQHHDQMMALVQAMVHATHLAQAGVLRQYQPQLGDLAAMMPYRSASFELDTAIISRILSLNPAIYEDIQFGNPYVAPMLERLVGQLQALQAQVGQGDDRARGEFREQLLSANRSAFGEQALADGNYTFERVGYLLADLTERNALSVHLPEDRPGSLRELLNVFEQHRISLASIHSSRTPGGEVHFRIGFVAGSDAAAITRAATDVDASGIGRVLG, encoded by the coding sequence ATGAGCAGCTTGCTCGAACGCACGCCGCGCACGGTCGGCATCGTCGGCAGTGCCGGCGCCTATGGGCGCTGGCTGAGCCGCTTCTTCCAGCAGCACATGCAGCTGCAGGTGATCGGCCACGATCCGGCCGATCCGGACTCGCATACGCCGGAACAGCTGCTGGCGCAGGCCGACGTGCTGGTGTTCTCGGCACCGATCCGGCATACGCCGGCTCTGATTGCCGAGTACGTGCGGCAGTCGGCCGGCCGTGAGCAGGACCGGCTGTGGCTGGACGTGACCTCGGTGAAGGAAGCGCCGGTGCAGGCGATGCTGGCCTCTCAAGCCGAAGTGGTCGGCCTGCACCCGATGACCGCGCCACCCAAGGCGCCGACCCTGAAGGGCCGGGTGATGGTGGTCTGCGAAGCGCGGCTGCAGCACTGGCAGCCATGGGTCGATACGCTGTGCACGGCGCTGCAGGCCGAGTGCGTGCGGGCCACGCCGCAGCACCACGACCAGATGATGGCGCTGGTGCAGGCGATGGTGCATGCCACCCACTTGGCCCAGGCCGGCGTGCTGCGCCAGTACCAGCCGCAGCTGGGCGATCTGGCCGCGATGATGCCGTACCGTTCGGCATCGTTCGAGCTGGACACGGCGATCATCTCGCGCATCCTGTCGCTCAACCCGGCGATCTACGAAGACATCCAGTTCGGTAACCCGTACGTGGCGCCGATGCTGGAACGGCTGGTCGGCCAGCTGCAGGCCCTGCAGGCGCAGGTCGGGCAGGGCGACGACCGTGCGCGTGGTGAATTCCGCGAGCAGCTGCTGTCGGCCAACCGCAGTGCCTTCGGTGAGCAGGCGCTGGCGGACGGCAACTACACCTTTGAACGCGTGGGTTATCTGCTGGCTGACCTGACCGAGCGCAACGCGTTGTCGGTGCACCTGCCGGAGGACCGGCCAGGCTCACTGCGTGAGCTGCTGAACGTGTTCGAGCAGCATCGCATCAGCCTGGCTTCGATCCATTCCTCGCGCACGCCTGGTGGCGAAGTGCATTTCCGCATCGGGTTCGTGGCCGGCAGCGATGCTGCGGCGATCACCCGGGCCGCAACCGACGTGGACGCCAGCGGCATCGGGCGGGTACTGGGCTGA
- a CDS encoding ABC transporter transmembrane domain-containing protein: protein MTDKDDAPASTPPLRRLGSLRTLWPFVRRHSGLFTAWLLALAVSSAATLSLPPAVKQMIDHGFSSGGQINRAFALLMLVAVVMALGTAARFYFVSLLGEKVVADLRSQLYAHLIQLGAGFHDRSRSGELVSRLTADTELLRSVVGSTMSVALRSTVTVIGSLAMLFVTSPRLAAWSLLGIPLAVLPIIIGARKLRTVARNSQDRIADANSLASETLGAVRTVQAHAREPYERGRFDKALGDAIGAARRRIGAQSLVTASAILLVFGAIVGVLWLGAHDVIDGRLSAGTLGQFVLYALIGGGSVGALAEVWNELQRAAGGMGRIGELLQEDIEIRAPAQPHALPQPLRGEIRFDDVVFHYPQRPDQAALDHFNLHVHPGETVALVGPSGAGKSTVLSMLLRFHDPASGRIDVDGIDVRQADPAELRAQLALVPQQPTLFAASARDNIRYGRLQASDAEVEAAARAAEADGFLRALPQGYDSELGERGARLSGGQQQRVAIARALLKDAPILLLDEATSALDAQSEHSVQQALERLMAGRTTLVIAHRLATVLKADRIVVMDQGRIVAEGTHAQLLAEGGLYAELARLQFID from the coding sequence ATGACTGACAAGGACGACGCCCCCGCTTCGACCCCGCCGCTGCGGCGCCTCGGCAGCCTGCGCACGCTGTGGCCGTTCGTGCGCCGCCACAGCGGCCTGTTCACCGCCTGGCTGCTGGCCCTGGCGGTGTCTTCTGCAGCCACGCTGAGCCTGCCTCCGGCGGTGAAGCAGATGATCGATCACGGTTTCAGCAGCGGCGGCCAGATCAACCGTGCCTTCGCCCTGCTGATGCTGGTGGCGGTCGTCATGGCGTTGGGCACGGCCGCGCGCTTCTACTTCGTATCGTTGCTGGGTGAAAAGGTCGTGGCTGACCTGCGCAGCCAGCTGTATGCCCACCTGATCCAGCTGGGCGCCGGCTTCCACGACCGCAGCCGCAGCGGAGAGCTGGTCTCGCGCCTGACCGCGGACACCGAACTGCTGCGCAGCGTGGTCGGCTCGACCATGTCCGTAGCATTGCGCAGCACGGTCACCGTCATCGGCAGCCTGGCAATGCTGTTCGTCACCAGCCCGCGGCTGGCCGCATGGTCGCTGCTTGGCATTCCGCTGGCGGTGCTGCCGATCATCATCGGCGCGCGCAAGCTGCGCACGGTCGCACGCAACAGCCAGGACCGCATCGCCGATGCCAACAGCCTGGCCAGTGAAACCCTGGGTGCGGTACGCACGGTGCAGGCACATGCACGCGAGCCGTACGAGCGCGGGCGCTTCGACAAGGCACTCGGTGATGCCATCGGCGCCGCCCGTCGCCGCATCGGCGCACAGTCGCTGGTCACCGCCAGCGCCATCCTGCTGGTGTTCGGCGCCATCGTCGGTGTGTTGTGGCTGGGCGCGCACGACGTCATCGACGGCCGCCTCAGCGCCGGTACGCTGGGCCAGTTCGTGCTGTATGCATTGATCGGTGGCGGCTCGGTGGGCGCGCTGGCCGAAGTGTGGAACGAACTGCAGCGCGCGGCCGGCGGCATGGGCCGCATCGGCGAACTGCTGCAGGAAGACATCGAGATCCGCGCGCCGGCACAGCCGCACGCGCTGCCGCAGCCGCTGCGTGGCGAGATCCGGTTCGACGACGTGGTGTTCCACTACCCGCAGCGACCGGACCAGGCCGCACTGGACCACTTCAACCTGCACGTGCACCCCGGCGAGACCGTGGCGCTGGTGGGTCCGTCGGGGGCGGGCAAGAGCACGGTGCTTTCGATGCTGCTGCGCTTCCATGATCCAGCCAGCGGCCGCATCGACGTGGACGGCATCGACGTGCGCCAGGCCGACCCGGCCGAGCTGCGTGCGCAGCTGGCGCTGGTGCCGCAGCAGCCGACGCTGTTCGCTGCCAGTGCGCGCGACAACATCCGCTATGGCCGCCTGCAGGCCAGCGACGCCGAAGTCGAGGCTGCCGCGCGTGCCGCCGAGGCCGATGGCTTCCTGCGCGCGTTGCCGCAGGGCTATGACAGTGAGCTGGGCGAGCGCGGTGCCCGCCTGTCCGGTGGCCAGCAGCAGCGTGTGGCGATTGCCCGTGCGCTGCTGAAGGATGCGCCGATCCTGCTGCTGGACGAAGCGACCAGCGCGCTGGACGCGCAGAGCGAGCACAGCGTGCAGCAAGCGCTGGAGCGGCTGATGGCGGGCCGCACCACACTGGTCATTGCCCACCGCCTGGCCACCGTGCTCAAGGCCGACCGCATCGTGGTGATGGACCAGGGCCGCATCGTCGCCGAGGGCACGCACGCACAGCTGCTGGCAGAAGGTGGACTGTACGCTGAACTTGCGCGCCTGCAGTTCATCGATTGA
- a CDS encoding YigZ family protein, which produces MLDTLAQPVSHTLEVKHSRFIAHAAPIDGAAAAMAFLQQVAVADATHNCWAYRHGQDYRSSDDGEPAGTAGRPILAAIDGQGFDRVMVVVTRWFGGIKLGAGGLVRAYGGAAAECLRTAPRLPLVAMARLQLLAGFEDLGTLHATLPAFGAEKRDEQFDANGVCLRIELPADQVDALKIRLRDATRDRIRIEDDDQDD; this is translated from the coding sequence ATGCTCGATACTCTCGCCCAGCCGGTCAGCCACACGCTGGAAGTCAAACACAGCCGTTTCATCGCCCATGCCGCGCCGATCGATGGCGCCGCAGCGGCCATGGCGTTCCTGCAGCAGGTTGCGGTGGCCGATGCCACCCACAACTGCTGGGCCTACCGGCATGGGCAGGACTATCGCTCCAGCGACGATGGCGAGCCGGCCGGCACGGCGGGACGTCCGATCCTGGCGGCGATCGACGGCCAGGGTTTCGACCGGGTGATGGTGGTAGTGACGCGCTGGTTCGGCGGTATCAAGCTCGGTGCCGGTGGCCTTGTGCGCGCCTACGGCGGCGCCGCCGCCGAGTGCCTGCGCACCGCCCCGCGCCTGCCGCTGGTGGCGATGGCCCGGCTGCAGCTGCTGGCCGGCTTCGAGGACCTGGGTACCCTGCATGCCACCCTGCCCGCCTTCGGTGCCGAAAAGCGCGATGAACAGTTCGATGCCAATGGCGTGTGCCTGCGGATCGAATTGCCTGCCGATCAGGTCGACGCATTGAAAATCCGCCTGCGCGACGCCACCCGTGACCGTATCCGCATAGAAGACGACGACCAGGATGACTGA
- a CDS encoding RNA polymerase sigma factor has protein sequence MLAWAGGDLRAFESLYARHRKRLFGFLLRQLRDNALAEEIFQDVWQRVISARAGWQPDAAFSTWLFRIAHNRLNDHWRAARHRPAAPADADLRLAAIEDGQTPEGELSEFEQRRRIQLAMEQLPPEQREVLQLRLDQELSLEEIGQITGVGRETVKSRLRYAMDKLRAGLNA, from the coding sequence ATGCTGGCCTGGGCCGGTGGCGACCTGCGTGCGTTTGAAAGCCTGTATGCGCGCCATCGCAAGCGCCTGTTCGGCTTCCTGCTGCGGCAACTGCGCGACAACGCGCTGGCCGAGGAGATCTTCCAGGACGTCTGGCAGCGGGTGATCAGCGCCCGCGCGGGGTGGCAACCGGACGCGGCGTTCAGCACCTGGCTGTTCCGCATCGCCCACAACCGCCTGAACGACCATTGGCGCGCCGCCCGCCACCGGCCGGCTGCCCCGGCCGATGCCGACCTGCGCCTGGCCGCGATCGAGGATGGACAGACCCCGGAAGGCGAGCTTTCCGAATTCGAACAACGTCGCCGCATCCAGCTGGCGATGGAACAACTGCCGCCCGAGCAGCGCGAAGTGCTGCAACTGCGGCTGGATCAGGAACTGAGCCTGGAGGAGATCGGCCAGATCACCGGCGTAGGCCGGGAAACCGTGAAATCGCGGCTGCGCTATGCGATGGACAAGCTGCGTGCGGGATTGAACGCATGA